From a region of the Salvelinus namaycush isolate Seneca chromosome 40, SaNama_1.0, whole genome shotgun sequence genome:
- the LOC120033657 gene encoding oocyte zinc finger protein XlCOF22-like has translation KPYSCSDCGKSFSQLGTLKQHERIHTGEKPYSCSKCGKRFSVLDHLKTHERIHTGEKPYSCSDCVKCFTTSTELKVHQRTHTGEKPYSCSDCVKCFTTSTRLKVHQRTHTGEKPYFCSDCAVSFSLLGHLKRHARIHTGEKPYSCSDCGKSFSLLGHLKRHERIHTGEKPYSCSDCGKSFSLLGHLKRHQHIHKGEKPYSCSDCGKSFSRLGRLKTHEHIHTGEKTYSCSDCVKCFTTSTGLKVHQRTHTKVKLYSSFDYGKSLN, from the coding sequence aagccgtactcctgctctgactgtggaaagagtttctctcaactgggcaccttaaaacaacatgaacgtatacacacaggagagaagccttactcctgctctaaATGTGGAAAGAGGTTCTCTGTACTGGAccacttaaaaacacatgaacgtatacatacgggcgagaagccttactcctgctctgactgtgtaaaatgcttcacaacatcaactgagctaaaagttcatcagagaacacacacaggagaaaagccttactcctgctctgattgtgtaaaatgcttcacaacatcaactaggctaaaagttcatcagagaacacacacaggagagaaaccttacttCTGTTCTGACTGTGCGGTGAGTTTCTCCCTACTGGGCCACTTAAAACGACATGCacggatacacacaggagagaagccttactcctgctctgactgtggaaagagtttctctctaCTGGGCCACTTAAAAcgacatgaacgtatacacacaggagagaagccttactcctgctctgactgtggaaagagtttctctctaCTGGGCCACTTAAAAAGACACCAACATATACATAagggagagaagccttactcctgctctgactgtggaaagagtttctctcgactgggccgcttaaaaacacatgaacatatacatacaggagagaagacttactcctgctctgattgtgtaaaatgcttcacaacatcaactgggctaaaagttcatc